The Fluviispira sanaruensis sequence TTTGCAACTTCCTTAATTATAACTGGTAAATCCTCAGCTCGTTCAGGATTCACTTCTATTATTTTAATCCCGTAAGATTTTAACTTATTTAATTTTGTTATTGGATTTCCTTTAGTAGCTAAAACAACTGTAGCACCTGATGTTAATATTTTTTCAAGGTTTGGATCGTTGTATTGTCCTACTTTAAAAATTGACTTTGCTTTTATTGGATAATCACATATGAGTGTATTTCCAACAAGCTGATCTCCGAGATCTAAAGCAAATACAATCTCAGTGAGATTGGGCGCTAAAGTAACAATTTTTTGCTTATTATTTGCATAAGAAACTTGAAAATAAAATATAATCAATATAACAAAATTAAAATATTTAGATCTCATTTTGTTATTCCAGCAGCGATAATTCTATCTTTTATTTTCTTAATAACTCTCGCTTCTAATTGACGCGCTCTTTCACGAGTTATTCCATATTTATCGCCAACATCTTGGAGAGTGATTGGTTCATCTGCCATAATTCTATGATGAAAAATAAAAGAATCTCTTTCATTTAAATCTTTTTCAACAAAAGCCATTTCTTTCCGAAGAATTTTAAGAAGTTGTTCTCTTTCATAAGACAGTCCTGGGTCATCAGTGTCTGACATGAGTAAATCGACTTGACGGGCGTCTCCTTCTTCTCCCACGGGTGTGTCTAAAGAAACATCATTTTTAGTTAATCTTTGTTGCATTTCAATTACATCATTTGGCTGAACTCCAATTCTTTCTGCCAATAAATTTGCATCGAATTTTTGCGTTAAAGCGTAAAGTCTTTCTGCCTCACCACGCAGTCTAAAAAATAATTTTCTTTGCGCATCGGTCGTTCCCATTCTGACAAGACTTTTATTATCCATTAAAAATTTTAAAATATAGGCACGAATCCACCATGCGCTGTAAGTTGACAACTTGACTCCACGATATGGATTAAAACGATTGACCGCTTGAACCAAACCCGCATTGCCTTCTTGAATAAGATCGAGAATTTGTGAATATGCCCGGCGATATTCCATAGCTATTTTTACGACTAATCTAAGATTAGCTGTAACAAGTTGATTGCGAGCATTCATTTCGTTGTGCTCATAAGCTCTGATAGCAACTTCCTTTTCTTCCTCACGGGTCATCAGAGAATAGCGGCGAAGCTCAGCCAGATACCTTTGCAAAGCATTGGTGGTAACAAGCCCAGGCTCTTTTCCTGTTATTTCAAAGCTATCATCTAAATCACCATCCTCTTCTTCATATTCAGAATCTTCGCTTTTCAGAGCGGGTAAAATGTCTGTATCATCTAAGATGACTTCAGATTCGGAGTCTTTATAATTGTCTACATCTATTATATCGTGATGTCTTGATGACTCATTTGAATCATCTTCTTCGTCCAATATTTCAGCATCTAGCAAATCTGCTTGTTTTGCCTTGGAGTGTTTAGTTGGTTTTAAATATGAGTCAGACGTTTTTGATTTTTCTTGTACCGAAACACGAACAAAAGACTTCTTTTTTGCATTTTTGGTCTTATCATTTTGTGTTTCATCTTCAGTAATCACAATCTCTTTCTTACGAGTCATAGGGTTTACTCCCTGAAAAGGAATCTACAATGCTCAGAGTCGGAATTATTTCCAACCCTTTTGCAAAAATCAATAAACTCAACCCTGAGTACAACACTCATCTTTGGTATATCTTAGCTAATAAAGGACAACTTGAAGTCACCCGCTCTCTTGAACAGCTTAATCAAGTGTGCCAAGAATTTAGCGAAAGAAATATCAACTTAGTTGGAATTGTTGGTGGCGATGGAAGTATTAGTCTTGTACTTTCAGCAATATACAAAGCATATGGGGCAGAAAGACTTCCTAAAATTCTCCTTTTAAAAGGAGGAACGATTAACTTTCTAGCTTCGAATTTAGGTATTAAAAACGAAGCAAGAACGTGTCTAGAAGACACAATACAGCTCATCAGCAAAAAACATACCATGAAAGAAGCTATTCTCAGTACAATCCATGTCAATGGGCGACTTGGATTTATCTTTGCAAATGGGGTTGCTGCCTCATTTTTAGAAGAATTTTATAAAGATAAAACCAATTCCTTTGGTGCCGCACTTAAAGTTGCAGGATATATAGCTGACGGAATTTTTCAAGGAAAATTAAACGGAGAATTCCATAAAATTGTTAAACAACAGAAGATGAAAATAGAGACTTATCCAACCCCCCTATATAATGATATTTCTACAAATTCACAGATAAATAACAAATATAGCATGATTTTAGCCTCAACTGTTCCAAAACTGCCATTGACAACTCGCTTCTTTAAAAAAGTTGTTATGGGCGATAATTCAGCAGAAATGATCGCTATCTCTGAAAAGGGTTCAAAGCTATTAAAAGGTGCT is a genomic window containing:
- a CDS encoding RNA polymerase factor sigma-32 encodes the protein MTRKKEIVITEDETQNDKTKNAKKKSFVRVSVQEKSKTSDSYLKPTKHSKAKQADLLDAEILDEEDDSNESSRHHDIIDVDNYKDSESEVILDDTDILPALKSEDSEYEEEDGDLDDSFEITGKEPGLVTTNALQRYLAELRRYSLMTREEEKEVAIRAYEHNEMNARNQLVTANLRLVVKIAMEYRRAYSQILDLIQEGNAGLVQAVNRFNPYRGVKLSTYSAWWIRAYILKFLMDNKSLVRMGTTDAQRKLFFRLRGEAERLYALTQKFDANLLAERIGVQPNDVIEMQQRLTKNDVSLDTPVGEEGDARQVDLLMSDTDDPGLSYEREQLLKILRKEMAFVEKDLNERDSFIFHHRIMADEPITLQDVGDKYGITRERARQLEARVIKKIKDRIIAAGITK
- a CDS encoding diacylglycerol/lipid kinase family protein — protein: MLRVGIISNPFAKINKLNPEYNTHLWYILANKGQLEVTRSLEQLNQVCQEFSERNINLVGIVGGDGSISLVLSAIYKAYGAERLPKILLLKGGTINFLASNLGIKNEARTCLEDTIQLISKKHTMKEAILSTIHVNGRLGFIFANGVAASFLEEFYKDKTNSFGAALKVAGYIADGIFQGKLNGEFHKIVKQQKMKIETYPTPLYNDISTNSQINNKYSMILASTVPKLPLTTRFFKKVVMGDNSAEMIAISEKGSKLLKGAIKALSGGCIYNLPNVNSIKFQKANITCEENTSYSLDGDLISNPDGKISIEMGPNFVFCSPYDIAK